Proteins encoded within one genomic window of Rubripirellula tenax:
- a CDS encoding TrmH family RNA methyltransferase, producing the protein MSRYRDLQTEAGRSATGTFVVEGGFCVSKLAQSRLSIRSVVVQQGRHEDVLCQLPDDVSVFEVSASDIRELVGYDFHRGILAEGVRPPAALLKDVSFDAADPPLALAVFGVSLTENLGSMIRSATALGVHRLVIGPRTADPFSRRSIRVSMGTVFEQSVFYVNDTFAELTALATDHNIRVVATTLGPGAIALDQFRRDDRPILLVMGSEPDGVGRDVEAAATDRITIPMKLNTDSLNVSVAAAVFMYGLTK; encoded by the coding sequence TTGTCGCGCTATCGCGACTTGCAGACCGAGGCCGGTCGATCGGCAACCGGTACGTTCGTCGTCGAAGGCGGATTTTGTGTTTCCAAACTTGCGCAGAGCCGTTTGAGCATCAGGTCCGTCGTGGTCCAGCAAGGACGTCACGAAGATGTGCTTTGCCAATTGCCCGATGATGTTTCCGTCTTTGAAGTTTCTGCATCCGACATTCGGGAATTGGTCGGATACGACTTCCACCGCGGAATTCTGGCCGAGGGGGTGCGTCCGCCCGCCGCACTGCTGAAGGACGTGTCGTTCGATGCCGCGGATCCGCCGCTGGCTTTGGCGGTGTTCGGCGTGTCATTGACCGAAAATTTGGGAAGCATGATCCGATCGGCAACCGCTTTGGGAGTCCATCGATTGGTCATAGGACCGCGAACGGCGGATCCTTTCTCGCGTCGCTCGATCCGCGTCAGCATGGGGACGGTTTTCGAGCAATCGGTCTTCTATGTGAATGACACGTTCGCCGAGTTGACCGCGCTGGCGACCGATCACAACATTCGCGTTGTCGCCACCACGTTGGGGCCCGGAGCGATCGCGTTGGATCAATTCCGACGCGATGACCGCCCCATCCTTTTGGTCATGGGCAGCGAACCCGACGGGGTCGGCCGCGACGTCGAGGCGGCCGCGACTGACCGGATCACGATCCCAATGAAGTTGAACACCGATAGCTTGAATGTTTCCGTGGCCGCAGCAGTATTCATGTACGGGCTGACAAAATAG
- a CDS encoding DUF58 domain-containing protein, with translation MTGASVTLLLIAIVSINIVWGYPWMGMFAATTSMLCVGWFINRLMCPKLKVDFSLPRSSPAGQPFPVEMHLRNQAKLPAMDLTVDFARPKRRRGRQAGEADFRSVHQKPSLSLIPPGQRRHVSCSLISNQRGVWRLPSVSVESMFPFHLFRSQRAITSTPEIAITPRLLADDDGPIAKGLLDALGGWSHRLLAGDALDYTGSREYEVGMPVRRWDFRSWARLGRPIVREFQSPSIQVVTIVVDTSIAANAHASPAHPANEARSEMLERLLSLAAVAVTDLCRRQVRVRLFVTGESTESTNPFQSAPVAIDNEPLLIQLAAAQQVAPELADTSITDAVANRGSSPMLILTTRVTSFEGQSVPGSLTTIRIDSSHDPVGQSARHD, from the coding sequence ATGACGGGCGCGTCCGTCACGCTGTTGTTGATTGCGATCGTTTCGATCAACATCGTTTGGGGTTACCCATGGATGGGAATGTTCGCTGCGACGACCTCGATGCTGTGCGTCGGATGGTTCATCAATCGCTTGATGTGTCCCAAATTGAAAGTCGACTTCTCGTTACCACGGTCGTCGCCTGCCGGACAACCGTTTCCGGTCGAAATGCACCTGCGCAATCAAGCGAAGTTGCCCGCCATGGATCTGACCGTGGACTTTGCACGCCCCAAACGTCGACGGGGTCGTCAAGCCGGGGAGGCCGACTTTCGTTCCGTCCATCAAAAACCATCGCTATCCTTGATTCCGCCCGGGCAACGCCGCCATGTGTCGTGTTCGTTGATTTCCAACCAACGTGGTGTTTGGCGATTGCCCAGCGTGTCCGTCGAGTCGATGTTCCCGTTTCATTTGTTCCGGTCGCAACGCGCCATCACCTCGACACCCGAGATCGCGATCACGCCGCGACTTCTTGCCGACGATGATGGTCCGATCGCAAAAGGCCTGCTCGATGCGTTGGGCGGATGGTCACATCGATTGCTTGCCGGCGACGCACTCGATTACACGGGCAGCCGCGAGTACGAAGTCGGCATGCCGGTACGACGTTGGGATTTTCGGTCGTGGGCCAGGTTGGGCCGCCCGATCGTGCGAGAGTTTCAATCGCCGTCGATACAGGTTGTCACGATCGTCGTCGACACCTCCATCGCCGCCAACGCTCACGCATCGCCTGCTCATCCGGCAAACGAAGCCCGTTCGGAAATGCTTGAGCGACTGCTGTCGTTGGCGGCGGTAGCGGTGACAGACCTTTGTCGACGCCAAGTTCGCGTTCGATTGTTTGTGACCGGCGAATCGACGGAATCCACGAACCCCTTTCAATCGGCGCCGGTCGCGATCGACAACGAACCCTTGTTGATTCAATTAGCAGCAGCGCAACAGGTTGCACCGGAACTTGCCGACACCAGCATCACGGACGCCGTGGCCAACCGCGGTTCCTCGCCGATGCTGATCCTAACGACAAGAGTCACATCCTTCGAAGGCCAGTCCGTACCAGGCTCGCTCACAACCATTCGCATCGACTCATCCCATGACCCCGTTGGTCAGAGTGCCCGCCATGACTGA
- a CDS encoding AAA family ATPase, translating into MAKLNDVRSRLRSVIRGKDAVIDSVLTAVLAGGSVLLEDVPGVGKTTLAKSLAALIQLDFGRVQCTPDLLPADILGSSVYQPSNQQFEFRAGPIFCNLLIADEINRASPRTQSALLEAMAESQVTIDGECYRLKQPFLVIATQNPSGFEGTFPLPESQLDRFLIRLSMDYPDAESEVDLLLDRTADDPLDQLTPVMQRDELLMLQSMVRNVTVDRKVAEYLVEFVGRTRIDSRLRVGCSPRGSQMLLRASQARAVLMGRRFVMPDDVQAMAEQTISHRVSARSVSATNRETSLIIADLIQQVEVPV; encoded by the coding sequence CTGGCCAAATTGAACGACGTTCGGTCGCGATTGCGTAGCGTCATTCGCGGAAAGGACGCCGTGATCGACTCGGTGCTGACGGCCGTCTTGGCGGGCGGATCGGTGCTGCTTGAAGACGTTCCCGGTGTCGGAAAGACGACGCTGGCCAAGTCGTTGGCGGCATTGATCCAACTCGATTTTGGTCGCGTCCAATGCACGCCCGATCTTTTGCCTGCCGACATCTTGGGCAGTTCGGTCTATCAGCCGTCGAATCAGCAATTCGAATTTCGCGCCGGTCCGATCTTTTGCAACCTGTTGATCGCCGACGAAATCAATCGAGCGTCACCGCGAACTCAAAGTGCGTTGTTGGAAGCGATGGCAGAATCGCAAGTCACCATCGACGGCGAGTGCTATCGACTGAAACAGCCGTTTCTTGTCATCGCCACCCAAAATCCCAGCGGTTTCGAAGGAACGTTCCCCTTACCGGAATCGCAACTTGATCGGTTCCTGATTCGGTTGTCGATGGATTACCCGGACGCAGAAAGCGAGGTCGATCTGTTGTTGGATCGAACGGCCGACGACCCGCTGGATCAGTTGACACCGGTCATGCAGCGAGACGAATTGTTGATGCTGCAATCGATGGTCCGAAATGTGACGGTGGATCGAAAGGTGGCCGAGTACTTGGTCGAATTCGTCGGACGAACTCGGATCGATTCTCGGTTGCGGGTTGGATGCAGCCCGCGAGGGTCACAAATGTTGTTGCGCGCCTCGCAAGCCCGCGCGGTGCTGATGGGGCGAAGGTTTGTGATGCCGGACGACGTTCAAGCCATGGCCGAACAAACGATCTCGCATCGCGTATCGGCAAGAAGCGTTTCGGCGACCAATCGTGAAACCTCGCTGATCATTGCCGACCTGATTCAGCAGGTGGAGGTGCCGGTGTGA